In Candidatus Pelagibacter sp. RS39, the following proteins share a genomic window:
- a CDS encoding sarcosine oxidase subunit gamma: MLNYNHTIKEEKSYQGLQMNEVKPVMKLIVRGKKREFLSAIGKSLNMVLPTKANTSTQSEKLTALWLSPDEWMIFSNSVVKENTNTYDIETLLNKNISKLNLGAVVDVTDQFVRINLKGDKIYDLFRTGSPFNFNDFKDKIGSVTQTILAKIDVIIHNQNKNEVNLFVRRSFSEHLFSWMNDSASRL; encoded by the coding sequence ATGCTAAATTATAACCATACTATCAAAGAAGAAAAATCATATCAAGGTCTACAAATGAATGAGGTTAAGCCTGTCATGAAGTTGATAGTAAGAGGTAAAAAAAGAGAATTTTTATCAGCAATTGGTAAATCTTTAAATATGGTTCTACCTACAAAAGCAAATACTTCTACTCAAAGTGAAAAATTGACTGCTTTATGGTTAAGTCCTGATGAATGGATGATTTTTTCAAATAGTGTTGTTAAAGAAAATACAAACACATATGACATCGAAACACTTTTAAATAAAAACATATCTAAATTAAATTTAGGAGCTGTTGTTGACGTCACAGATCAATTTGTGAGGATTAATCTTAAAGGAGATAAAATTTATGATTTATTTCGAACAGGGTCTCCTTTTAATTTTAATGATTTTAAGGACAAAATTGGCTCGGTAACCCAAACAATTCTCGCAAAAATAGATGTGATTATTCATAATCAAAATAAAAATGAGGTTAATTTGTTTGTAAGGCGCTCATTTTCTGAACATTTGTTCTCATGGATGAATGATAGTGCGTCAAGATTATAG
- a CDS encoding transporter substrate-binding domain-containing protein — protein sequence MKKLFLVALFALLPFSLNAESNLDKILSSGVLKVGTTGDWDPMTVKDPATNKYKGFDIDVMNQLAKDMGVKIEFVPAEWKTIVSGITSARYDISTSVTKTPKRAEVAGFTDTYYKYATVPLVLKKNLKKFPTWDSLNNSNVTIATTLGTSQEEKAKEFFPKSKLNSVEAPARDFQEVLAGRADGNITSSTEANKLVIKYPQLAIVPDGGKNPAFLAMMVPKGDTKWNDYVNKWIKDKKSSGFFTKLLAKYNLKSL from the coding sequence ATGAAAAAATTATTCTTAGTAGCATTATTTGCTCTTTTACCCTTTTCTCTTAACGCAGAATCTAATTTAGATAAAATTTTATCTTCTGGAGTACTTAAAGTGGGTACTACCGGAGATTGGGATCCTATGACAGTGAAAGATCCAGCAACCAATAAATATAAAGGTTTTGACATTGATGTCATGAACCAGCTAGCAAAAGACATGGGTGTAAAAATTGAGTTTGTGCCTGCAGAATGGAAAACTATTGTTTCAGGAATAACATCTGCACGATATGATATTTCAACTAGTGTTACGAAAACGCCAAAGAGAGCAGAAGTAGCTGGTTTTACCGATACCTATTACAAATATGCTACTGTGCCACTTGTTCTCAAAAAGAATTTAAAAAAATTTCCAACTTGGGACTCACTTAATAATTCAAATGTTACAATTGCAACTACTCTTGGTACTTCTCAAGAGGAAAAGGCAAAAGAATTTTTCCCAAAATCAAAACTAAACTCAGTAGAAGCACCAGCTAGAGACTTCCAAGAAGTCTTGGCAGGTAGAGCTGATGGTAATATTACAAGTTCAACAGAGGCAAATAAATTGGTAATTAAATATCCTCAGTTAGCAATCGTTCCAGATGGTGGAAAAAATCCAGCATTTTTAGCAATGATGGTACCAAAAGGTGATACTAAGTGGAATGATTATGTCAATAAATGGATTAAAGACAAAAAATCTTCAGGCTTCTTCACCAAGTTATTAGCTAAATATAATCTAAAGAGCTTATAA
- a CDS encoding amino acid ABC transporter permease — MKNLFLLILIFPLTSCSKGELNWLILSPNNVEGLTNLKFLLSGLTTTIYISVVSIVISIIIGLLIAIPSLAKSKFLTYLNIGYVEIVRAIPLLVLILWIYYGLPIMTGISFSPFVSGIIALSISESAFQAEIFRAGINSIKKSQWEAGSSLGLSFFRKLRLVILPQAIKNILPAIGNQFVYVLKMSSLVSIIGIGDLTRKANELVVTTYRPLEIYTFLILEYLVLILIVSYLVRKLEKKLQKD; from the coding sequence GTGAAAAATCTATTTTTATTAATTTTAATTTTTCCATTAACGTCGTGCAGTAAAGGTGAATTAAACTGGCTAATCTTATCACCGAATAACGTTGAAGGATTAACCAATCTAAAGTTTTTATTAAGCGGTTTAACAACTACTATCTATATAAGTGTAGTTTCAATTGTTATTTCAATAATTATTGGTCTTTTAATTGCAATTCCATCATTAGCTAAAAGTAAATTCTTAACCTACCTGAATATTGGTTATGTTGAGATTGTAAGAGCAATTCCTTTACTGGTTTTAATCTTATGGATTTATTATGGTCTTCCAATCATGACGGGTATAAGTTTTAGCCCATTCGTTTCTGGTATCATAGCTCTATCAATAAGTGAAAGTGCTTTCCAAGCAGAAATATTTAGAGCAGGAATTAATTCAATAAAAAAATCACAATGGGAGGCTGGAAGTTCGTTAGGATTAAGTTTTTTTAGAAAATTAAGATTAGTTATTCTACCACAGGCAATAAAAAATATTTTACCTGCTATTGGTAATCAATTTGTTTATGTGCTCAAAATGTCATCTTTAGTATCTATAATTGGAATTGGGGATTTGACGAGAAAAGCAAATGAATTAGTTGTGACAACCTATAGACCGTTGGAAATATATACATTTCTAATTCTAGAATATTTGGTCTTAATATTGATTGTATCTTATCTTGTTAGAAAATTAGAAAAAAAATTACAAAAAGACTAG
- a CDS encoding thermonuclease family protein, which translates to MYLNKINLFLVISICLTFFFLNYFDVKSDEIKIIDGDTIHLNGEKIRFSGIDTPEIKQTCTKNNETINCGIQAKELLVEIIANNKIICIREGRDQYKRILAECFVNDLSLSSYLVKNGYAFAYRKYSKKFIADEDYARSKKLGMWSMNFEYPWDWRKKN; encoded by the coding sequence ATGTATTTAAACAAAATAAACCTCTTTTTAGTTATTAGTATATGTTTAACTTTTTTTTTTCTTAATTATTTTGATGTCAAATCAGATGAGATAAAGATTATTGATGGTGATACTATTCATTTAAATGGAGAAAAAATTCGTTTTAGTGGTATCGATACTCCTGAAATAAAACAAACATGTACAAAAAATAATGAAACTATAAATTGTGGTATTCAAGCTAAAGAATTACTTGTTGAAATTATCGCTAATAATAAAATTATCTGTATTAGAGAGGGAAGGGATCAATACAAAAGAATACTTGCTGAATGTTTTGTAAATGATTTAAGTTTATCGAGTTATTTAGTTAAAAACGGTTATGCTTTTGCATACAGAAAATATTCTAAAAAGTTTATTGCTGATGAAGATTATGCAAGATCAAAGAAGCTTGGAATGTGGTCTATGAATTTTGAGTATCCATGGGATTGGAGAAAAAAAAACTAG
- a CDS encoding MATE family efflux transporter — MSKSIKLTKDPIWTLLRKVTIPASVGSLFQTFYNLVDTWFAGRISAEAISAIAKSFPIYFTIIAVGVGLGAATNALIGNSIGEKKERVASMYVAQSLIFAFTVSILVTVFGLNASNYLLGVMGSDAAGIALTREYLDIIFYGTFIVLIQISLNGTLNAQGDTKSYRNVLIFSFFLNIFLNPLFIWGYGFIPGFGIAGLAIATVISQLIGTIYLAYKVNNCKIREYLKAKCFIPKFDYLKPLTEQAVPVMFSMLFIGVGIFNILYFIGQFGDLATAGYGAALRVEQVFLLPVIGLNTAVLSIGGQNFGAKAYDRIRELYTKALLFGSSFMAIAGMIIFFGAEFFVSLFTDNQEAVVSGAIYLKVAALIGPIYPVFFITTAVFQAVKKPLYSLYLSILRLTAFPFLSLWYVINIRGGDYKDIFYTIMATNWVMGIVVLIFIGYFLNNVFKQNKPLFSY; from the coding sequence TTGTCTAAATCAATAAAATTAACTAAAGATCCGATTTGGACACTATTAAGAAAAGTCACTATACCTGCAAGTGTTGGTTCATTGTTTCAAACCTTTTATAATTTAGTTGATACTTGGTTTGCTGGAAGAATTTCTGCTGAAGCTATAAGTGCTATTGCAAAATCATTTCCAATTTATTTTACTATTATTGCTGTTGGTGTTGGATTAGGAGCAGCTACAAATGCTTTAATTGGTAATTCCATTGGTGAAAAGAAAGAGAGAGTTGCATCGATGTATGTTGCTCAATCTTTAATTTTTGCATTTACAGTTTCCATACTTGTAACAGTATTTGGTTTAAACGCGTCTAATTATCTTTTAGGTGTTATGGGATCTGATGCTGCTGGTATAGCTCTAACTAGAGAATATCTAGATATTATCTTTTATGGAACTTTTATTGTACTAATCCAAATATCATTAAATGGAACTTTAAATGCGCAAGGTGATACAAAAAGTTATAGAAATGTTTTAATATTTAGTTTCTTTCTAAATATCTTTTTAAATCCCCTTTTTATTTGGGGATATGGATTTATTCCTGGATTTGGCATAGCTGGATTGGCAATAGCTACAGTAATTTCACAATTAATCGGAACAATCTACTTAGCATATAAAGTAAATAATTGTAAGATTAGGGAATATCTTAAAGCCAAATGTTTTATTCCTAAATTTGATTACTTAAAACCACTCACTGAACAAGCGGTGCCTGTAATGTTTAGTATGTTATTTATTGGAGTAGGAATATTTAATATTTTATATTTCATTGGTCAGTTTGGTGATTTGGCAACAGCTGGTTACGGAGCAGCATTAAGAGTGGAACAGGTATTTTTACTCCCAGTGATAGGACTGAATACAGCAGTTCTTTCTATTGGTGGTCAAAATTTTGGAGCTAAAGCATACGATAGAATTAGAGAGCTTTATACAAAGGCTCTGCTATTTGGCTCTTCATTTATGGCAATCGCTGGGATGATAATATTTTTTGGTGCAGAATTTTTTGTTTCATTATTTACTGACAATCAAGAAGCAGTTGTGAGTGGAGCTATTTATTTAAAGGTTGCAGCTTTAATTGGACCTATTTATCCAGTTTTTTTTATTACTACAGCTGTATTTCAAGCTGTTAAAAAACCCCTATATAGTCTTTATTTAAGTATATTGAGATTAACTGCGTTTCCTTTCTTAAGCTTGTGGTATGTAATAAATATCAGAGGTGGTGATTACAAGGATATATTCTATACGATAATGGCTACAAATTGGGTTATGGGGATTGTTGTTTTAATATTTATTGGTTATTTTTTAAATAATGTATTTAAACAAAATAAACCTCTTTTTAGTTATTAG
- the trhO gene encoding oxygen-dependent tRNA uridine(34) hydroxylase TrhO has protein sequence MFKVFGFYKFVKVKSLKKNKNFLQEFLISNYIRGTIIIAKEGLNGTISGNAKDIYKTTKKLKSLFLFKKFDNSNESKSEFQPFHKPKVKIKKEIVPMNLTINPKERNIETHLEPKEWNKLIKNKDTYIIDTRKPFEYKVGTFKRSVNPNVNNFRDFPKYLNKLKKNKPVAMFCTGGIRCEKTSVYLKKKGFKNIYQLNGGILNYLNKINKNESLWRGECFVFDNRISLKHKLKVGSYSVCGGCRMPISPKDKRSNKYEEGVSCTNCYDKLTETQKSRFRMRQSQIYKAKQSGKKHIFQKEFK, from the coding sequence ATGTTTAAAGTTTTTGGCTTTTATAAATTCGTAAAGGTTAAATCTTTAAAAAAGAATAAAAATTTTTTACAAGAGTTCCTTATTTCAAATTATATTCGAGGAACCATAATCATTGCTAAAGAAGGGTTAAATGGCACTATTTCTGGGAATGCTAAAGATATTTATAAAACTACCAAAAAATTGAAATCATTATTTTTATTTAAAAAATTTGATAATAGCAACGAGTCTAAATCTGAATTTCAACCATTTCATAAACCTAAAGTTAAGATTAAAAAAGAGATTGTTCCAATGAATTTAACTATCAATCCTAAAGAAAGAAACATAGAAACTCATTTAGAACCAAAAGAATGGAATAAGCTAATAAAGAATAAGGATACATATATAATTGATACAAGAAAACCTTTTGAATATAAGGTTGGTACCTTTAAAAGATCGGTTAATCCAAATGTAAATAATTTTAGGGATTTTCCAAAGTACCTAAATAAACTTAAAAAAAATAAACCAGTTGCAATGTTTTGTACTGGTGGAATACGTTGTGAAAAAACTTCGGTATATCTAAAAAAGAAAGGATTTAAAAATATCTATCAGCTAAATGGAGGAATTTTAAATTATTTAAATAAGATAAACAAAAACGAAAGTTTATGGAGAGGTGAATGTTTTGTTTTTGATAACAGAATTAGTTTAAAACATAAATTAAAGGTTGGATCATATTCTGTATGTGGTGGATGCAGAATGCCTATATCCCCTAAAGATAAAAGATCAAATAAGTATGAGGAGGGAGTTTCTTGCACAAATTGCTATGATAAATTAACAGAAACTCAAAAATCACGTTTTAGAATGAGACAAAGTCAGATATACAAAGCAAAACAATCTGGAAAAAAACATATTTTTCAAAAAGAATTTAAATAA
- a CDS encoding O-methyltransferase, with product MGSDLNITKHLQDYILKNGLKLHPIQKEIIDYNLSLGDSKRMQISISQCQFLHLIIKVSKIKKVLEIGTFTGLSTLSMALALPEEGCIIALDKNEETNKIAQKFFKKANQDHKIKTIIKPALESLMSIRNEKFDLVFIDADKMNYQKYYEISLDLLNKEGLVIIDNVLWHGEVVNKDINDKYTKSIRDLNNFISKDKRIEKVMVPFGDGMTVCRVL from the coding sequence ATGGGTTCAGACCTTAATATAACAAAACATTTACAAGATTATATTTTAAAAAATGGTTTGAAATTGCATCCAATTCAAAAAGAAATAATAGATTATAACTTATCACTTGGTGACTCGAAAAGAATGCAAATCTCTATTTCTCAATGTCAATTTCTACATTTGATTATTAAAGTTTCCAAAATTAAAAAAGTCCTTGAGATAGGAACTTTTACAGGTTTAAGCACTTTGTCTATGGCCCTAGCTTTACCAGAAGAAGGTTGCATAATTGCGTTAGATAAAAATGAAGAAACAAACAAAATTGCTCAAAAATTTTTTAAAAAAGCTAATCAAGATCATAAGATTAAAACAATAATTAAACCAGCGTTAGAAAGTTTGATGAGTATTAGAAATGAAAAATTTGATTTAGTCTTTATTGATGCAGATAAAATGAATTACCAAAAATATTATGAAATTTCACTAGATCTATTGAATAAAGAGGGTTTAGTAATTATTGATAACGTATTGTGGCATGGAGAAGTTGTTAATAAAGATATAAATGACAAATATACGAAAAGTATAAGAGATTTAAATAATTTTATCTCTAAGGATAAAAGAATTGAAAAGGTCATGGTTCCTTTCGGAGATGGAATGACTGTTTGTAGGGTTCTATAA
- the gatB gene encoding Asp-tRNA(Asn)/Glu-tRNA(Gln) amidotransferase subunit GatB — MSKKDSEYLINRKDNQYEVVIGLEVHAQVLSESKLFSTSATKFGAEPNTQVSLVDAAFPGMLPVINEFCVKQAIKTGIGLNAKINKRSVFDRKNYFYADLPQGYQISQFKDPIVGEGKVILDMPNGQKEVGIERLHLEQDAGKSIHDLDPQNTFVDLNRSGVALMEIVSKPDLRSPDEVNAYIKKLRSIMRYLGTCDGNMQEGSLRADVNVSVRPKGSKEFGTRCEIKNVNSIKFMQMAIEYEANRQVDLIEEGKTIDQETRLFDTKKNETRSMRSKEDAHDYRYFPDPDLLPLEVSEKFIEELKNDIPELPDDKKKRFIEEFRLSPHEANILVSDIDTAKYFEEVVAKMGKNKDIKLAVNWITGELFAVLNSKGLEISQSPVSAKNFAILINLIKNGTISGKIAKTVFELMIDGDKDPQKIVEEKGLKQQSDPKALEALIDKIINDNREKAIEYKQGKEKLFGFFVGQAMKASGGKANPQLINEILKKKL, encoded by the coding sequence ATGAGTAAAAAAGACTCAGAATATTTGATCAACCGAAAAGATAATCAGTATGAGGTAGTAATTGGTTTAGAAGTTCATGCTCAAGTTTTATCTGAGTCTAAATTATTTTCTACTTCTGCAACAAAATTCGGAGCAGAACCTAATACACAGGTCAGTTTAGTTGATGCTGCATTTCCAGGAATGTTACCAGTAATAAATGAATTTTGTGTTAAACAAGCAATTAAAACTGGTATTGGACTAAATGCAAAAATTAATAAACGTTCAGTATTTGATAGAAAAAATTATTTTTACGCTGATTTGCCTCAAGGATATCAAATATCACAATTTAAAGATCCAATAGTAGGTGAGGGCAAAGTTATTTTGGATATGCCTAATGGTCAAAAAGAAGTTGGTATAGAGAGATTACATCTAGAACAAGACGCTGGAAAAAGTATTCATGATCTTGACCCACAAAATACCTTTGTAGATTTAAACAGATCAGGAGTAGCTTTAATGGAAATAGTGAGCAAACCTGATCTAAGATCACCAGATGAGGTTAATGCTTACATCAAAAAACTACGATCTATAATGAGATATTTAGGAACTTGTGATGGTAATATGCAAGAAGGTTCTTTAAGAGCTGATGTGAATGTTTCTGTCAGGCCAAAAGGTTCAAAAGAATTTGGTACACGATGTGAAATTAAAAATGTTAATTCAATAAAGTTTATGCAGATGGCGATAGAATATGAGGCTAATAGGCAAGTTGACTTAATTGAAGAGGGCAAAACTATTGATCAAGAAACAAGACTTTTTGATACGAAGAAGAATGAGACAAGGTCAATGAGATCTAAAGAAGATGCTCATGATTACAGATATTTTCCTGACCCTGATTTATTACCTCTAGAGGTTTCGGAAAAATTTATTGAAGAACTTAAAAATGATATTCCAGAACTTCCAGATGATAAAAAGAAAAGATTTATTGAAGAGTTTAGATTGTCTCCTCATGAGGCCAATATTTTAGTGTCTGATATTGATACAGCGAAATACTTTGAAGAAGTTGTAGCAAAAATGGGTAAGAATAAAGACATTAAGTTAGCAGTCAATTGGATTACAGGAGAACTATTTGCTGTTTTAAATAGCAAAGGTTTAGAAATTTCTCAAAGTCCAGTGAGCGCAAAGAATTTTGCCATATTAATAAATCTAATTAAGAATGGAACTATTTCAGGAAAAATAGCAAAAACTGTTTTTGAATTAATGATTGATGGAGATAAAGATCCACAAAAAATTGTTGAGGAAAAAGGATTAAAGCAACAAAGTGATCCAAAGGCTTTAGAGGCTTTAATTGATAAAATAATTAATGATAATAGAGAAAAAGCTATTGAATATAAACAAGGTAAAGAAAAATTATTTGGTTTTTTTGTTGGGCAAGCAATGAAGGCATCAGGTGGTAAAGCTAACCCTCAATTAATTAATGAGATTCTAAAGAAAAAATTATAA
- the gatA gene encoding Asp-tRNA(Asn)/Glu-tRNA(Gln) amidotransferase subunit GatA, producing the protein MSDITKQSLTELVENIKNKKLSSTDVTKAFIDRSEKSVELNAYITNDFTSALDKAKKFDQKPNLDLKLPGIPMAVKDLFCTKDIKTTAGSKILNNFVPTYESTVTENIWNEGAILLGKLNCDEFAMGSSNETSFFGNVQSPIDKNLVPGGSSGGSASAVAGQLTPVTIGTDTGGSIRQPASFTGIVGLKPTYGSCSRYGIVAFASSLDQAGPMAQNVKDCALLHEVISSYDPKDSTSIDFKRNHYSKELTNNIKGKKIGIPKEYRVDGMPKEIEDLWQKGIQYIKDCGAETIDISLPNTSYALPTYYIVAPAEASSNLARYDGVKYGFRAKGENLIDMYEKTRSEGFGAEVQRRIMIGTYVLSSGYYDAYYLKAQKVRKLIKNDFDEAYKKVDAILTPSTPSSAFKIGEKTNDPVSMYLNDIFTVPVNLAGLPGISIPAGHDTKGYPLGLQIIGKAFDEQNILNIAYAMEEKINFKNKITDWWIK; encoded by the coding sequence ATGTCAGATATAACAAAACAATCTTTAACAGAGTTAGTTGAAAATATTAAAAATAAAAAACTTTCCTCAACAGATGTAACAAAAGCATTTATTGATAGATCTGAAAAGTCAGTGGAATTGAATGCTTATATTACAAATGATTTTACATCAGCTCTAGATAAAGCAAAAAAATTTGATCAAAAACCTAATCTTGATTTAAAACTGCCCGGTATACCAATGGCAGTTAAGGATTTATTTTGCACAAAAGACATTAAAACAACTGCTGGTAGTAAAATTTTAAATAATTTTGTTCCAACTTACGAGTCAACAGTAACAGAAAATATTTGGAATGAAGGTGCGATACTTTTAGGTAAGTTAAACTGCGATGAGTTTGCGATGGGCTCTTCAAATGAAACAAGTTTTTTTGGCAATGTTCAAAGTCCTATTGATAAAAATTTAGTTCCAGGTGGATCTTCTGGTGGTTCAGCTTCAGCTGTAGCTGGACAATTAACTCCTGTTACAATTGGTACTGATACTGGTGGATCAATTAGACAACCAGCTTCTTTTACTGGAATTGTTGGATTGAAACCTACATACGGAAGTTGTTCAAGATATGGAATAGTTGCTTTTGCATCATCATTGGATCAAGCAGGACCAATGGCACAAAATGTCAAGGATTGTGCTTTATTGCATGAAGTGATTAGCTCTTATGATCCCAAAGACTCTACTTCAATAGATTTCAAAAGAAATCATTACAGCAAAGAACTTACAAATAACATAAAAGGAAAAAAAATTGGAATACCAAAAGAATATAGAGTTGACGGTATGCCAAAAGAAATTGAAGATCTTTGGCAAAAAGGTATTCAATATATTAAAGATTGTGGTGCTGAAACTATTGATATTTCTCTACCAAATACAAGTTATGCCTTACCAACATATTATATAGTTGCTCCAGCAGAGGCTTCATCAAACTTAGCAAGATATGATGGTGTTAAGTATGGATTTAGAGCTAAAGGTGAAAATTTAATTGATATGTACGAAAAAACTAGATCAGAAGGTTTTGGAGCTGAAGTTCAAAGACGGATTATGATTGGAACTTATGTTTTATCCTCTGGGTATTACGATGCATATTATCTTAAAGCTCAAAAAGTAAGGAAACTTATCAAAAATGATTTTGATGAAGCTTATAAAAAAGTCGATGCAATTTTAACTCCATCAACACCTAGCTCAGCATTTAAAATAGGTGAAAAAACTAATGATCCAGTTTCAATGTATCTTAATGATATATTCACAGTTCCTGTTAACTTAGCTGGACTTCCAGGTATCTCAATACCTGCCGGACATGATACAAAAGGTTATCCATTAGGTTTACAAATTATTGGCAAAGCCTTTGATGAACAAAATATATTAAATATAGCTTATGCTATGGAAGAAAAGATCAACTTTAAAAACAAAATTACTGATTGGTGGATAAAATGA
- the gatC gene encoding Asp-tRNA(Asn)/Glu-tRNA(Gln) amidotransferase subunit GatC — protein MSIDLKTIKHISKLARISVDEQRAEKLAGDLNSIFDFIEKLNELKTDNVEPLTSIAETTLKLRSDEVKSKNIREQIIKNSPQDNEDYFVVPKVIE, from the coding sequence ATGAGCATAGATCTTAAAACAATAAAACATATATCTAAATTAGCAAGAATTTCAGTTGACGAGCAAAGAGCTGAAAAATTAGCTGGTGATTTAAATTCTATTTTTGATTTTATTGAAAAACTTAATGAATTAAAAACTGACAATGTAGAACCATTAACTTCTATTGCTGAAACGACCTTAAAATTAAGATCTGATGAAGTAAAAAGTAAAAATATCAGAGAACAAATTATAAAAAATTCTCCACAGGATAATGAGGATTATTTTGTAGTACCTAAGGTGATTGAATAA
- the ruvX gene encoding Holliday junction resolvase RuvX — MITLEEFKKKHSDKCRLIGLDLGSKRIGVSICDDKQLIATPLKTINRNSLKDLVDELRLIVDENDIKGIIVGNPLNMDGSSGRSAQSVKDTTENIEKNLDIPICLWDERLSTVGAFNLSSQLDINVSKREKKIDENAAAFILQGALDFLNN, encoded by the coding sequence ATGATCACTTTAGAGGAATTTAAAAAAAAACACTCAGATAAGTGTAGATTGATAGGTTTAGACCTTGGATCTAAAAGAATTGGTGTGTCAATCTGTGATGATAAACAATTGATAGCCACTCCTTTAAAAACAATAAATAGGAATTCGCTTAAAGATCTTGTTGATGAACTCAGATTAATCGTTGATGAAAATGATATAAAAGGAATCATTGTTGGAAATCCTTTAAATATGGATGGATCCTCAGGTAGATCTGCTCAATCAGTAAAAGATACAACTGAAAATATCGAAAAAAACTTAGATATTCCAATTTGTCTTTGGGATGAGAGACTCTCAACTGTTGGTGCTTTCAATCTATCTAGCCAATTAGATATTAATGTGAGTAAAAGAGAAAAAAAGATAGATGAAAATGCTGCTGCTTTTATATTACAGGGAGCTTTAGATTTTTTAAATAATTAA
- a CDS encoding aspartate carbamoyltransferase catalytic subunit, translating into MAIKTNQAIKISQKHLLGIQDLSINDVNLILDEANSFIKVNQSKNKKVDVLRGKTQINLFFEPSTRTQSSFELAGKRLGADVMSMNISNSAIKKGETLIDTAMTLNAMHPDIIVIRHQDSGACNLLSQKVNCSVLNAGDGRREHPTQALLDALTIITRKKKIQGLKIAICGDILHSRVARSNIYLLSMLGAEMNIIAPTNLMPKEIEKFGVNTFTDMKKGLKDCDIVMMLRLQNERMTSSYLSSNREYYEYYGLTPDKLEHAKSDALIMHPGPMNRGIEIDTMLADDINKSVIKEQVELGVAVRMACLKIFCT; encoded by the coding sequence ATGGCAATTAAAACAAATCAAGCTATTAAAATATCTCAAAAACACCTATTAGGAATTCAAGATTTATCAATCAATGATGTTAATTTAATTCTTGATGAAGCAAATTCATTTATAAAAGTAAATCAGAGTAAAAATAAAAAAGTTGACGTTTTAAGAGGTAAAACTCAAATAAATTTATTTTTTGAACCTTCTACTAGAACTCAAAGCTCTTTTGAACTAGCTGGTAAAAGACTTGGTGCTGATGTTATGTCGATGAATATTAGCAACTCTGCAATTAAAAAAGGTGAAACATTAATAGATACAGCAATGACTCTTAATGCAATGCATCCTGATATTATTGTAATTAGACATCAAGACTCTGGGGCATGTAATCTACTTTCACAAAAAGTAAACTGCTCAGTTCTTAATGCTGGTGATGGCAGAAGAGAGCACCCTACTCAAGCTTTATTAGATGCATTAACAATCATAACTCGTAAAAAAAAGATACAAGGATTAAAAATTGCAATCTGTGGAGATATTCTTCATTCAAGAGTTGCTAGATCAAATATTTACTTACTTAGTATGTTGGGGGCAGAAATGAACATAATCGCTCCAACAAATCTTATGCCAAAAGAAATTGAAAAATTTGGTGTTAATACTTTTACTGATATGAAAAAAGGGTTGAAAGATTGTGATATTGTTATGATGTTGAGATTACAGAATGAACGAATGACAAGTTCATATCTTTCATCCAATAGAGAATATTATGAATATTACGGATTAACTCCTGACAAATTAGAACACGCTAAATCTGATGCCTTAATTATGCATCCCGGTCCAATGAACAGAGGTATAGAAATAGATACAATGCTAGCAGATGATATCAACAAAAGTGTAATTAAAGAGCAAGTTGAATTGGGTGTCGCGGTAAGAATGGCTTGTCTTAAAATATTTTGTACATGA